Proteins encoded within one genomic window of Parachlamydia sp. AcF125:
- a CDS encoding TRAM domain-containing protein has protein sequence MMSISLVCIRAFFVAFAVLIALAYVTIYPLSFSPFLNLSMGILGGLVASFIIVGLESTWKRFGIIEFALTLAGIVLGNFMGEALWTILQPLSFYSPSAEIASLFKASVFLISIYFSLSALFHTAYKLQLQSYWKKKEASTSYTSNILIDSSALMDPRIIDLAASGILDNHLIIPSFVTKELQQFADQIDEQSKAKGRAALDIIKKLEALPHLELRHSDIDFTDLGGDTRAKLNRLATVLPAKILTADMSRTPQSSDEISIINIHFLSNALKPMTQTGECLTIKIQRYGKEPRQGVGYLKDGTMVVVNGGAEFIGEEIKAYVLSVKHTASGRMIFCNASDDELTPDLPEQEAADLKVKNKNYYTI, from the coding sequence ATGATGAGTATTTCTCTCGTATGTATCCGCGCATTTTTTGTGGCATTCGCCGTTCTTATTGCCCTAGCTTATGTCACAATTTATCCCCTTAGTTTCTCCCCATTCCTCAACCTTTCTATGGGAATTTTAGGAGGATTAGTCGCAAGCTTTATTATCGTGGGGTTAGAAAGCACCTGGAAGCGTTTCGGAATCATTGAATTTGCCCTTACATTAGCAGGTATCGTCCTCGGGAACTTTATGGGAGAAGCCCTTTGGACAATCTTGCAGCCTTTATCTTTTTACAGCCCCTCTGCTGAGATCGCCTCTCTTTTTAAAGCTAGCGTTTTTCTAATTTCGATCTACTTTAGCTTAAGCGCTCTTTTCCACACTGCTTATAAGCTTCAACTCCAGTCTTATTGGAAAAAGAAAGAAGCCAGCACCAGCTATACTTCTAACATATTGATTGATTCCTCTGCTCTTATGGATCCTAGGATTATTGACTTAGCTGCTTCGGGCATTTTGGACAACCATTTAATCATCCCTTCGTTTGTCACAAAAGAATTACAGCAGTTCGCGGATCAAATCGATGAACAAAGCAAAGCTAAGGGTCGCGCAGCTCTTGATATCATCAAAAAACTAGAAGCTCTTCCCCACTTAGAACTTCGGCATTCCGATATAGATTTCACTGATCTGGGAGGAGACACCAGGGCGAAATTAAATCGCCTTGCCACCGTTTTACCGGCAAAAATTTTAACAGCTGACATGAGCCGTACCCCCCAAAGTTCGGACGAAATTTCGATTATCAATATTCATTTTCTGTCCAATGCTTTAAAACCCATGACCCAAACAGGAGAATGCCTCACAATTAAAATTCAAAGGTATGGGAAAGAGCCTCGCCAAGGCGTGGGATATTTGAAAGATGGAACCATGGTGGTTGTCAATGGAGGAGCTGAATTTATTGGAGAAGAAATCAAAGCCTATGTTTTATCAGTCAAGCATACAGCTTCTGGGCGGATGATATTTTGCAACGCATCTGACGACGAACTCACTCCTGATCTTCCTGAACAAGAAGCTGCCGATCTTAAGGTTAAAAATAAAAACTACTACACGATATAA
- the acpS gene encoding holo-ACP synthase: protein MAILGIGNDIIEISRIAKNIEQYGQKFLDRLFTNQEQAYCLQYRQSDRHFAGRFAAKEAIVKAFGTGFGTQVAWTDLEILNDPSGKPHVRLSAALELRLPPDTQIFISISHCKEYATACAIWTDEAKHQSW from the coding sequence ATGGCCATCCTTGGAATAGGGAATGATATTATTGAAATTAGCCGCATAGCAAAGAACATTGAGCAATACGGTCAAAAGTTTCTTGACCGCCTATTCACAAACCAAGAGCAAGCTTATTGCCTGCAGTATCGGCAATCAGATCGTCACTTTGCTGGACGCTTTGCTGCCAAAGAAGCAATCGTCAAAGCATTTGGCACAGGTTTCGGAACGCAAGTTGCATGGACAGACCTTGAAATCCTCAACGATCCTTCAGGGAAGCCTCATGTTCGCTTATCCGCGGCTTTGGAACTTCGCCTTCCCCCCGATACCCAAATTTTCATTTCAATCAGCCACTGCAAAGAGTACGCCACCGCCTGTGCTATCTGGACCGATGAAGCTAAACATCAAAGCTGGTAA
- the trxB gene encoding thioredoxin-disulfide reductase: MHKAKIVIIGSGPAGYTAAIYAARANLQPVLFEGFYSGVAGGQLMTTTEVENFPGFPQGITGPALVDNFRQQALRFNTTFLSEDVAAVDFSQHPYIVYGTKMTYQADAVIISTGASANRLNIPGANDGEFWQKGVTACAVCDGAMPIFRNKDLYVVGGGDSAVEEALYLTKFASKVYLVHRRDELRASKIMQERAKNHPKVEILWSHVIERIEGDDVVRQVVLKDLKTSQETRREAGGVFFAVGHTPNTAFLKNQLDLHDNGYIKVKPGTCQTSKELVFACGDVQDHVYRQAITAAGTGCMAAIEAERELAARGHI; the protein is encoded by the coding sequence ATGCACAAAGCAAAAATTGTAATTATTGGCTCAGGTCCCGCTGGATATACTGCTGCTATTTATGCTGCCCGCGCAAATCTTCAACCCGTTCTTTTTGAAGGGTTCTATTCTGGTGTTGCGGGGGGGCAGTTGATGACTACAACAGAGGTCGAAAATTTTCCTGGATTTCCCCAAGGTATTACTGGGCCTGCTTTAGTGGATAATTTTCGTCAGCAAGCCCTCCGCTTTAATACGACGTTTTTAAGCGAGGATGTGGCAGCAGTTGACTTTAGCCAACACCCTTATATCGTTTATGGAACCAAAATGACCTATCAGGCGGATGCAGTCATTATTTCAACCGGAGCAAGTGCGAATCGTTTGAATATCCCTGGAGCTAATGACGGAGAATTTTGGCAAAAAGGTGTGACGGCATGTGCCGTATGTGACGGGGCAATGCCTATTTTTAGAAACAAAGACTTATATGTGGTGGGTGGCGGAGATTCAGCAGTAGAAGAGGCTTTGTATCTGACTAAATTTGCAAGTAAGGTTTATCTGGTGCATAGGCGAGACGAATTGCGTGCATCCAAAATTATGCAAGAGCGAGCTAAGAATCATCCTAAAGTGGAGATCCTATGGAGCCATGTCATTGAGCGCATTGAAGGGGATGATGTTGTTAGGCAGGTGGTATTAAAAGATTTGAAAACCAGCCAAGAAACTAGGCGAGAAGCGGGGGGAGTCTTTTTCGCAGTAGGGCATACTCCTAATACAGCCTTTTTAAAAAATCAGCTCGACCTGCACGATAACGGTTATATTAAAGTAAAGCCAGGCACCTGCCAAACAAGCAAAGAGCTTGTATTTGCCTGTGGAGATGTACAAGATCATGTGTATCGGCAAGCGATCACAGCCGCTGGAACAGGCTGTATGGCTGCGATTGAAGCGGAAAGAGAGCTTGCCGCGCGGGGGCATATCTAA
- a CDS encoding sodium/proline symporter, producing the protein MDLYALAAFLTYFTILVTIGVIAHQRLRTSADFILGNRSLNFWLTALSAHASDMSAWLFMALPAAVMLGGLSQSWIAFGLLLGMFLNWQYIAKKLRQETERYQSYTLSSYFESRFNDRSGTIRLLTASMALIFLTCYLSAGMIAMGRLFESVFGIDYYMGLTIALFVVVFYTSFGGFTTIAWIDLFQALFLLFIIVFVPVMAYIHLPNGLETIAQAAAVQDIQTGFFHKISATSYGSILLPILGWGLGYFGMPHILTKFMGIKNPEEINKSKYVGMAWQVVALTGSVAIGFVAIGFFNEPLDNPELLFIDIVQSLFHPFSASFIICAILAANMSTMDSQILVCSSILSEDLYKHMFHSHASSKELLLVSRIGVVLVSFISLAIAFSNNSSILDTVLYAWSGLGCSFGPLVLAALYSKHANRQGAIAGIILGGVTAGIWPLINHRLFELEIPSMIPGFTVSLLSIALFSYLTAKPALAGTVNGKGLRQDKS; encoded by the coding sequence ATGGATTTATACGCTTTAGCTGCCTTTCTCACCTATTTTACTATTCTTGTTACAATCGGCGTTATCGCACACCAAAGACTCCGCACTTCGGCAGATTTCATTTTAGGGAATCGCTCCTTGAACTTTTGGTTAACTGCCTTATCCGCCCATGCCAGTGATATGAGTGCTTGGCTCTTTATGGCGCTGCCTGCTGCGGTTATGCTAGGAGGGCTATCTCAATCTTGGATTGCGTTTGGACTTTTGCTTGGCATGTTTCTCAATTGGCAGTATATTGCCAAGAAATTGCGCCAAGAAACAGAAAGGTATCAAAGCTATACCTTATCGAGTTATTTTGAAAGCCGCTTTAATGACCGAAGCGGAACCATTCGCCTCTTAACAGCTTCTATGGCTCTGATCTTTTTAACCTGCTACCTGTCAGCAGGCATGATCGCTATGGGTCGTTTATTTGAATCTGTCTTTGGAATTGATTATTATATGGGCCTTACAATCGCCTTATTTGTGGTGGTGTTCTACACCTCTTTTGGGGGCTTTACAACGATTGCCTGGATCGACCTCTTCCAAGCCCTTTTCTTGCTCTTTATTATTGTTTTCGTACCTGTTATGGCTTACATCCATCTACCTAACGGATTAGAAACGATTGCACAAGCCGCAGCCGTGCAAGATATCCAGACAGGTTTCTTCCACAAAATCTCCGCCACTTCCTATGGAAGCATTCTTCTTCCTATTTTAGGGTGGGGATTAGGATATTTTGGGATGCCACATATCTTAACCAAATTTATGGGAATTAAAAACCCTGAAGAGATCAATAAATCAAAATATGTGGGTATGGCTTGGCAAGTTGTGGCCCTCACTGGCTCCGTTGCAATTGGGTTTGTAGCCATCGGCTTTTTTAATGAACCTTTAGACAACCCCGAACTCTTATTTATTGATATTGTGCAAAGTTTGTTCCATCCCTTTTCAGCGTCTTTCATTATCTGCGCCATCTTAGCCGCCAATATGTCCACGATGGACTCGCAGATCTTAGTGTGTAGTTCGATTTTAAGCGAAGATCTTTACAAACATATGTTTCATTCCCACGCTTCTTCAAAGGAGCTGTTGCTCGTTTCAAGGATCGGTGTGGTTCTCGTTTCCTTCATTTCTCTAGCAATCGCCTTCAGCAATAATTCTTCTATCCTTGATACTGTATTATATGCGTGGTCAGGATTAGGATGCTCTTTTGGCCCACTAGTTTTAGCCGCCCTTTATTCTAAGCATGCCAATCGGCAAGGGGCAATCGCGGGAATTATTTTGGGAGGTGTGACGGCGGGAATATGGCCCTTAATCAATCATCGGTTGTTCGAACTCGAGATTCCTTCAATGATTCCCGGCTTTACTGTCAGCTTACTTAGCATCGCCCTTTTTTCCTATCTGACAGCAAAGCCAGCTCTTGCAGGAACTGTAAATGGAAAAGGCCTAAGACAGGATAAATCCTAG
- the menA gene encoding 1,4-dihydroxy-2-naphthoate octaprenyltransferase → MVSKNLTAKLEQMRPWILTARPKTLVASFVPTFIGTSLAIGLTKTFEGWTALFALLSAIFIQTGTNLVNDALDFQKGADNEARLGPVRVTQLGLLTSQQILWGGLLSFLLALCVGIPLVLKGGPILFLTLVLSAICGYLYTGGPFPLAYVGLGDLFVIIFFGWVATCSAFYLQTGNLGILALLAGTQVGLHSTVMIAINNLRDVEGDAKVNKRTLAVRFGKVFVRKEITFLIFCPFILNLAWLMAGFYLAATLPLLLLPLAIRLNQDIWKTEPSPAYNGFLARGALLHFIFGGLQGLGFILS, encoded by the coding sequence ATGGTTAGTAAAAATTTAACAGCTAAGCTTGAACAGATGCGCCCTTGGATTTTAACCGCACGTCCTAAAACCTTGGTCGCCTCTTTTGTTCCTACATTTATCGGCACCTCGCTAGCGATAGGATTGACAAAAACTTTTGAAGGGTGGACAGCTCTTTTTGCCCTTTTGTCTGCTATTTTTATCCAAACAGGGACAAATCTTGTGAATGACGCCTTGGATTTTCAAAAAGGTGCCGATAATGAAGCCCGTTTGGGGCCTGTGCGAGTGACCCAACTGGGTTTGTTGACTTCTCAACAAATTTTATGGGGAGGATTGTTGAGCTTTCTCTTAGCCCTGTGTGTCGGTATTCCTTTGGTGTTAAAAGGAGGTCCGATTCTTTTTCTAACGCTGGTTCTTTCAGCAATTTGTGGGTATTTGTATACAGGGGGGCCTTTTCCGCTTGCTTATGTCGGGCTAGGGGATTTATTTGTGATTATCTTTTTTGGATGGGTAGCGACTTGCTCAGCTTTTTATCTACAAACAGGTAACTTGGGTATTTTAGCTTTGCTAGCTGGAACTCAAGTGGGCCTCCATTCTACCGTGATGATTGCCATCAATAATTTGCGAGATGTGGAGGGGGATGCTAAGGTGAATAAGCGAACGTTAGCTGTTAGATTTGGAAAGGTATTCGTCCGGAAGGAGATTACTTTTCTCATTTTCTGCCCTTTTATTTTAAACCTTGCGTGGTTAATGGCTGGCTTTTATCTGGCAGCTACCTTGCCTCTGCTACTTTTGCCATTAGCTATCCGCCTCAATCAAGACATCTGGAAAACAGAACCCAGTCCTGCCTATAATGGATTTTTAGCCCGGGGAGCTTTGCTTCATTTTATTTTTGGGGGGCTGCAGGGGCTAGGATTTATCCTGTCTTAG
- the menB gene encoding 1,4-dihydroxy-2-naphthoyl-CoA synthase — MVTESLLWSPVKKYEDIKFEKTEDGIGKITINRPHVRNAFRPETVMEMQKAFEYCRNSPEIGVIILTGEGKDAFCSGGDQKIRGAEGYVGDDGVSRLNVLDLQKQIRSLPKPVVAMVAGYAIGGGHVLHVVCDLTIAADNAKFGQVGPKVGSFDGGLGSSYLARIVGQKKAREIWYLCRQYDAQQALDMGLVNCVVPYEELEKVTLEWCREILQHSPLALRCLKSALNADCDGQIGLQELAGNATLLYYMSEEAQEGKNAFLEKRKPDFSKFTRLP; from the coding sequence ATGGTTACAGAAAGTTTGTTATGGTCCCCAGTAAAAAAATATGAAGATATTAAGTTTGAAAAAACGGAGGATGGAATTGGGAAAATTACGATCAATCGTCCCCATGTTAGAAATGCCTTTCGCCCTGAAACTGTGATGGAGATGCAAAAGGCTTTTGAATACTGCCGCAACAGCCCTGAGATTGGGGTGATAATTCTGACCGGGGAAGGAAAAGACGCTTTCTGTTCGGGGGGAGATCAAAAAATTCGGGGCGCTGAGGGGTATGTAGGGGATGACGGAGTATCACGCTTAAATGTACTAGACCTTCAAAAGCAGATCCGCTCTTTGCCTAAACCTGTGGTGGCGATGGTTGCGGGGTATGCGATTGGCGGCGGGCATGTATTGCATGTGGTATGCGATTTAACCATTGCGGCAGACAATGCTAAATTTGGTCAAGTTGGCCCCAAAGTGGGATCATTTGACGGAGGATTGGGGAGTAGTTATTTAGCGCGAATTGTGGGGCAAAAAAAAGCGCGTGAGATTTGGTACCTTTGCCGCCAGTATGATGCGCAGCAAGCTTTAGACATGGGGTTGGTGAACTGTGTCGTCCCTTATGAGGAATTAGAAAAAGTAACTTTAGAATGGTGTAGAGAGATTCTTCAACACTCTCCCTTAGCTTTGCGCTGTTTAAAGAGTGCTCTAAATGCTGACTGTGATGGCCAAATCGGGTTGCAAGAATTAGCAGGAAATGCCACCCTGTTGTACTACATGAGTGAAGAAGCCCAAGAAGGGAAGAACGCTTTTCTAGAAAAAAGAAAGCCCGATTTTTCAAAATTTACGCGCCTTCCTTAA
- a CDS encoding alpha/beta fold hydrolase has translation MAISLFALHGFLGLPSDWEEFKHLKQETQLHSVPLFDPAFYTKGKGLKGWAASFNAHVIGLKNPFRRVLLGYSLGARLAMHALLDAEKIWTAAILIAGNLGLQTESEKASRRVADQKWAEEFKTKGWENLLLKWNAQPAFKGISPRLKRRETEFSREQLVDALMTWSLGNQANLKIPMQSLDLPILWIVGEEDTPYVQIAQSLRLTHPQSAIAVVPGAAHRVPWEKPHLFESHVVNFLKKL, from the coding sequence ATGGCCATTTCATTATTCGCTTTGCACGGCTTTTTGGGTCTTCCTTCTGATTGGGAGGAGTTTAAGCATTTAAAGCAAGAAACCCAATTGCATTCCGTCCCTCTTTTTGATCCTGCTTTTTATACGAAAGGGAAGGGGCTTAAAGGGTGGGCAGCCTCATTTAATGCCCACGTAATAGGGTTGAAAAATCCCTTTCGGCGGGTTCTTTTGGGATATTCTTTGGGGGCCCGCTTAGCTATGCATGCTCTTTTAGATGCTGAGAAGATTTGGACTGCGGCCATTCTTATCGCAGGGAACTTAGGTTTGCAGACGGAAAGCGAGAAAGCTTCTCGAAGGGTAGCCGATCAGAAGTGGGCAGAAGAATTTAAGACAAAAGGATGGGAAAATTTACTGTTAAAGTGGAACGCCCAGCCAGCTTTTAAAGGAATTTCTCCCCGCTTGAAAAGAAGAGAAACAGAATTTTCGCGAGAACAATTGGTAGACGCCTTGATGACTTGGTCTTTGGGTAATCAGGCCAACTTAAAAATTCCCATGCAGTCGCTCGATCTTCCTATCTTATGGATAGTGGGGGAAGAGGATACTCCCTATGTGCAAATTGCCCAATCGCTCCGCCTTACACATCCTCAATCGGCTATCGCGGTTGTTCCCGGCGCTGCCCATCGCGTGCCTTGGGAAAAGCCTCATTTATTTGAATCGCACGTTGTCAACTTTTTGAAAAAATTATAA
- the menD gene encoding 2-succinyl-5-enolpyruvyl-6-hydroxy-3-cyclohexene-1-carboxylic-acid synthase, translating to MSKILALKVLEEALKKGVQEFCICAASRNADFVKILNQAIGIRVYSWFEERSAGYFALGRIKQTGRPVGVITTSGTAAGELLPAMMEGYYSGLPLLAITADRPRRLRGTGAPQTAEQVNLYGPYAIFSEDLADGENCHLKKWDLSAPAHLNVCLEDPSGMASEEAERVDFRDLKKEPLYASSDAENPLNRALLDQFFKLSKRPLVIVSALKVVDKEAVADFLVKLGAPCYLEATSGLRENPKLQPLRITRTENLWKHAERAGYEIDGVLRLGGVPTVRLWRDLEDQRQHVHVCSISELPFAGLNRGAHIRTALKPFFASYEKLVSFERSARPWIEADQQYQLAFQALCHEEPEAEPSMIASLSKLLPPRSRIYLGNSLPIREWDMAASHEDRDIQVEANRGMSGIEGQISTFLGWCVPHTPQFALLGDLTALYDLAGPWILPQLPHISAQIMVVNNQGGKIFSRMYREEIFQNGHQISFQHFAAFWNLPYALWERIPDQLKIEGCALIELRPNSEATTRFWKKLGTL from the coding sequence ATGAGCAAAATTTTGGCTTTAAAAGTGCTGGAAGAAGCCCTTAAAAAAGGGGTGCAGGAATTTTGCATTTGTGCAGCTTCTCGAAATGCAGATTTTGTTAAAATTTTAAATCAAGCGATTGGCATTCGGGTTTATTCTTGGTTTGAAGAACGGTCTGCTGGCTACTTTGCTTTGGGCAGAATTAAGCAAACCGGTCGCCCTGTGGGGGTGATTACGACCTCTGGGACTGCAGCGGGGGAGCTACTTCCTGCGATGATGGAAGGGTATTATTCAGGCTTGCCTTTACTTGCCATAACTGCCGATCGGCCACGCAGGTTAAGAGGCACAGGGGCCCCTCAAACAGCCGAGCAAGTGAATTTATATGGTCCTTACGCGATTTTTTCTGAAGATTTGGCGGATGGGGAAAATTGCCACCTTAAAAAATGGGATTTAAGCGCTCCCGCGCACCTCAATGTTTGTCTAGAGGATCCGAGTGGTATGGCTTCTGAGGAAGCTGAAAGGGTAGACTTCCGGGATTTGAAAAAAGAGCCTTTGTATGCTTCCTCAGATGCTGAAAATCCCTTAAACCGCGCTTTATTGGATCAATTTTTTAAGCTATCTAAAAGGCCTTTAGTCATAGTGAGTGCTTTAAAAGTGGTTGATAAAGAGGCCGTGGCCGATTTTTTGGTAAAATTGGGTGCCCCTTGCTATTTAGAAGCAACCTCGGGGTTGCGCGAAAATCCTAAACTGCAGCCTCTTCGCATTACACGCACAGAAAACTTGTGGAAACATGCCGAAAGAGCAGGATATGAAATCGATGGAGTTTTACGTCTTGGAGGGGTTCCCACCGTTCGTCTATGGCGAGATCTCGAGGACCAAAGACAACATGTGCACGTCTGTTCCATTAGCGAGTTGCCATTTGCGGGTCTTAACCGAGGTGCGCATATCCGAACAGCTTTAAAACCTTTTTTTGCGAGCTATGAAAAATTAGTCTCCTTTGAAAGATCGGCGCGCCCTTGGATTGAGGCGGATCAGCAATACCAATTGGCTTTTCAAGCTCTATGCCATGAAGAGCCTGAAGCCGAGCCTTCGATGATCGCCTCTCTTTCAAAATTATTGCCTCCTCGTTCCAGAATATATTTGGGAAATAGTTTGCCTATTCGAGAGTGGGATATGGCTGCTAGCCATGAAGATCGGGATATTCAGGTGGAGGCGAACCGAGGGATGAGTGGAATCGAAGGGCAAATTTCCACCTTTTTAGGATGGTGTGTTCCGCATACTCCTCAGTTTGCTTTGTTAGGGGATTTAACCGCCCTGTATGATTTGGCCGGCCCCTGGATTCTGCCTCAATTGCCACATATTTCAGCTCAAATTATGGTGGTCAATAATCAGGGAGGAAAAATTTTCTCCCGCATGTACAGGGAAGAAATTTTTCAAAATGGACATCAAATTTCATTTCAGCATTTTGCTGCTTTTTGGAATCTCCCTTACGCGCTATGGGAGAGGATCCCCGATCAATTAAAGATAGAGGGTTGCGCTTTGATTGAGTTGCGCCCTAATAGTGAAGCAACCACACGATTTTGGAAAAAATTAGGAACCCTTTAA
- a CDS encoding chorismate-binding protein, with amino-acid sequence MRFENCKDFLENGTIMSLGGGAFLLGYGARTWLSSPCDLSPSFYFPDFFLQTASAWFKHEYWEERSYEELKDFFQPIKSTKQDWINSDREYFIKGFDDLQKMFCQGKMEKAVPFAFELSSPSMSCEKLQNCLSRLLDYSDAHPVHVYGFWNQQGGILGGTPEVLFKIQQKEKSLLSTHACAGTRCYAEAASLFDEKERHEHQVVVRGIVESLTPFGRIQVGELKTLHLPFLSHLITPIEVELHALADFEKIVQALHPTPALGGFPKKESFDWMKDYQTTVKRARFGAPAGYIYKNLASCFVSIRNVQWNAERMMIGAGCGVVAKSQVDHEWKEINLKMQSIKEMLDL; translated from the coding sequence ATGAGGTTTGAGAATTGTAAGGATTTTTTAGAGAACGGAACCATTATGAGTTTGGGAGGGGGAGCTTTTTTGCTCGGCTATGGAGCGCGCACATGGCTAAGTTCCCCTTGCGATTTGTCCCCTAGCTTTTATTTTCCAGACTTTTTTTTACAAACGGCATCTGCTTGGTTTAAGCATGAGTATTGGGAAGAAAGATCTTATGAGGAATTAAAAGATTTCTTTCAACCGATCAAATCAACTAAGCAAGATTGGATCAATTCGGACCGAGAGTATTTTATAAAAGGGTTTGACGATCTGCAAAAGATGTTTTGCCAGGGGAAAATGGAAAAAGCCGTTCCTTTCGCTTTTGAACTATCAAGCCCTTCTATGTCTTGCGAAAAACTTCAAAATTGCCTGTCCCGCTTGTTAGATTATTCGGACGCTCATCCTGTCCATGTGTATGGATTTTGGAATCAGCAAGGCGGCATTTTAGGAGGGACCCCGGAGGTATTATTTAAAATTCAGCAAAAAGAGAAAAGTCTCTTATCTACTCATGCTTGTGCAGGTACCCGCTGTTACGCAGAAGCGGCAAGTTTATTTGATGAAAAAGAAAGGCATGAGCATCAGGTGGTTGTGCGGGGGATTGTGGAGTCGTTAACTCCTTTTGGAAGGATTCAGGTGGGGGAATTAAAAACCTTGCATTTGCCCTTTTTATCCCATCTTATCACTCCCATCGAAGTGGAATTGCATGCTTTGGCAGATTTTGAGAAAATTGTGCAGGCCTTGCATCCAACCCCAGCTTTGGGGGGCTTTCCTAAGAAAGAGAGTTTTGATTGGATGAAAGATTACCAAACGACGGTTAAACGTGCCCGCTTTGGGGCACCAGCTGGGTATATCTACAAAAACTTAGCAAGCTGTTTTGTCTCTATCCGCAATGTGCAATGGAATGCCGAACGTATGATGATTGGAGCGGGTTGCGGAGTGGTGGCAAAAAGCCAAGTCGATCACGAATGGAAGGAGATTAACCTAAAAATGCAATCAATTAAGGAAATGCTTGATTTATGA
- a CDS encoding nucleotidyl transferase AbiEii/AbiGii toxin family protein has product MERVKKNLDESIYSRLKNVARQRKRPVQEVLKYYAMERFLYRLSVSPYQNAFYLKGGLMLKVWNPMSHRATVDIDLLAKTSNSIENLQKIINAICDIEVFSDGLKFASETLKLSEAQLEAEYRGISAAFSAHLFTAKFPLRIDFGFSDTILPHPAVIKYPTLLDFPAPELRGYTPQTSIAEKFESIIRLGFANTRMKDFYDIWLLIQQFDFDRKELQEIIRQVLKNRGTAIEARPNAFLESFYNHPIKKNKWNAFLEDISHEPLPFEKVIKDLSEFFAKVLE; this is encoded by the coding sequence ATGGAGAGGGTTAAAAAGAATCTAGATGAGTCGATCTACAGTCGCTTAAAGAATGTCGCGAGGCAGAGAAAAAGACCAGTCCAGGAAGTGCTGAAATATTATGCAATGGAACGTTTTTTATATCGCTTGAGCGTATCTCCTTATCAAAATGCCTTTTATCTAAAGGGAGGTTTGATGTTAAAGGTTTGGAATCCTATGAGCCATCGAGCTACAGTGGATATTGATCTTCTTGCAAAGACTTCAAATTCTATAGAAAATTTGCAAAAAATTATTAATGCTATTTGCGATATCGAGGTATTCTCTGATGGTTTGAAATTTGCTTCAGAAACATTGAAATTATCGGAAGCGCAGTTAGAAGCTGAATATCGTGGGATCAGTGCCGCTTTTTCAGCCCACTTATTTACGGCAAAGTTCCCCTTGCGAATAGATTTTGGGTTTAGTGATACTATTCTACCTCATCCTGCTGTAATCAAGTATCCTACTCTTTTAGATTTCCCAGCCCCAGAATTAAGGGGATATACGCCTCAAACATCCATAGCAGAGAAATTTGAATCTATCATACGATTGGGGTTTGCTAATACGCGCATGAAGGACTTCTATGACATATGGTTATTGATACAGCAGTTCGATTTTGATCGAAAAGAACTTCAAGAAATCATTCGCCAAGTTCTAAAAAACCGAGGAACCGCTATTGAAGCTCGTCCAAATGCTTTTTTGGAATCCTTCTATAACCATCCGATTAAAAAAAATAAGTGGAATGCCTTTTTGGAAGATATTTCCCATGAGCCTCTCCCATTTGAGAAGGTTATTAAAGATTTAAGTGAGTTCTTCGCTAAAGTTTTAGAATAG
- a CDS encoding type IV toxin-antitoxin system AbiEi family antitoxin domain-containing protein, translating to MNARQKAIKLFKKNQGLLRTAEAIRLGIHPRLIYQLRDEGLLEQLAKGTYRLVEAPDFSETDLVLVSKKIPQGIICLISALAYHELTTQIPHFVYIAIPTKSRQSRLDYPPIRYFYYSEKFYKTGIKTASIGGYPVKIYNIEKTLADCVKFRNKIGMDVVIEALKMYWQRKRTRIDRLYEYAKMNRVEKVLQPIMETIVSQ from the coding sequence ATGAATGCAAGACAGAAAGCTATAAAGCTCTTTAAAAAAAACCAAGGGCTTCTTCGGACTGCCGAAGCGATCCGTTTGGGCATTCATCCTCGCCTGATCTACCAGTTGCGAGATGAAGGGCTATTAGAGCAATTGGCTAAAGGGACTTACAGGCTGGTTGAAGCGCCTGATTTTTCCGAGACAGATCTGGTTCTTGTTTCCAAGAAAATTCCTCAGGGCATCATATGTTTGATTTCAGCTCTGGCTTATCATGAACTCACGACCCAAATTCCCCACTTTGTGTATATTGCCATTCCTACGAAGTCAAGACAGTCTCGATTAGATTATCCACCTATTCGTTACTTTTATTATTCTGAAAAATTTTATAAGACGGGTATTAAAACAGCATCAATTGGAGGCTATCCAGTCAAAATTTATAATATCGAAAAAACTTTAGCTGATTGTGTTAAGTTTCGTAATAAAATTGGCATGGATGTTGTCATTGAAGCGTTAAAGATGTACTGGCAACGCAAAAGAACTCGGATTGATCGATTATATGAATATGCAAAAATGAATCGGGTTGAAAAAGTGCTTCAACCTATTATGGAAACCATAGTGAGCCAATAA